In Papaver somniferum cultivar HN1 chromosome 1, ASM357369v1, whole genome shotgun sequence, a genomic segment contains:
- the LOC113286264 gene encoding nucleobase-ascorbate transporter 7-like has translation MTGGGKIEDFSPHPVKEQLPGIEYCVTSHPCWPEAIILGFQHYLVILGITVLIPSFLVPQMGGGDVEKAIVIQTLLFAAGVNTLLQTWFGTRLPAVIGGSFTYILPTIIIINSPRYQGIVDPRQRFIQTMRGVQGALIIASFFQIVVGFLGFWRIVVRFLSPLSAVPLVTLAGLGLYTIGFPLLARCMELGLPALVLLVLVSQYGPRTLLSKRVIFDRFAVIIVLAIIWLLALILTVSGAYKHASPTRQFTCRTDGSGLLSAAPWIRFPLPLQWGKPTFQAGEIFAMMAASFAALIESTGTFIAVSRYGSATPIPPSILSRGVGWQGIGILISGLLGTLTGSSASVENAGLLALTRVGSRRVVQISAFFMLFFSILGKFGALFASIPMPIIAAFYCVLFAYVASAGIGFLQFCNLNSFRTKFILGFSIFMGFSVPQYFNQTLVLTGHGPVNTNSISFNVILNVIFSSHATVAAITAYFLDCTLYRKDSAVRRDCGLVWWDKFRYYERDTRSEEFYSLPYNLGKHFPSF, from the exons ATGACAGGAGGTGGGAAGATTGAAGATTTTTCACCACACCCAGTGAAAGAACAATTGCCTGGAATTGAGTATTGTGTCACTAGTCATCCTTGTTGGC CGGAAGCTATAATCTTGGGATTTCAGCATTATTTAGTAATACTTGGCATCACAGTTCTCATCCCCAGCTTCCTTGTCCCTCAAATGGGTGGTGGTGAT GTTGAGAAAGCAATTGTGATACAGACTTTACTCTTTGCGGCTGGAGTGAACACACTTCTGCAAACTTGGTTTGGTACCCGGCTTCCTGCAGTAATTGGGGGTTCTTTCACTTACATACTTCCAACGATTATTATTATCAACTCGCCTAGATATCAAGGGATTGTAGATCCTCGCCAGAGATTTATTCAGACCATGAGAGGAGTACAAGGTGCCCTCATAATTGCATCATTTTTCCAGATAGTTGTTGGATTCTTAGGATTTTGGAGAATTGTCGTCAG GTTTTTAAGTCCTCTATCAGCGGTTCCGCTTGTGACTCTTGCCGGTCTTGGGCTATATACAATTGGTTTCCCACTG TTGGCGAGATGTATGGAACTTGGGCTTCCCGCCCTGGTTTTGCTGGTCTTAGTTTCCCAG TATGGCCCTCGTACATTACTCTCGAAGAGAGTCATCTTCGACCGCTTTGCAGTGATTATAGTGCTGGCAATCATATGGCTTCTTGCATTAATTCTAACAGTAAGTGGTGCATACAAGCATGCATCTCCAACAAGGCAGTTTACTTGTCGTACTGACGGTTCAGGACTCCTCAGTGCTGCTCCATG GATAAGATTTCCTTTACCATTACAATGGGGAAAGCCAACATTTCAAGCTGGAGAAATTTTTGCAATGATGGCCGCGTCTTTTGCTGCTCTTATTGAA TCTACAGGTACATTTATTGCAGTGTCAAGATATGGGAGTGCAACACCTATACCACCTTCTATTCTTAGTCGTGGAGTTGGCTGGCAG GGAATCGGGATTCTAATAAGTGGGTTGCTTGGCACATTGACTGGTTCTTCAGCATCAGT TGAGAATGCAGGTCTTTTGGCATTGACACGAGTTGGCAGTCGAAGAGTCGTTCAGATATCTGCGTTCTTTATGCTCTTCTTTTCTATATTAG GCAAGTTTGGAGCACTCTTCGCTTCTATCCCAATGCCAATAATTGCAGCCTTCTACTGCGTTTTATTCGCCTATGTTG CTTCTGCAGGTATTGGATTTTTACAGTTCTGCAATCTCAATAGTTTCCGGACAAAGTTCATTCTAGGCTTCTCTATCTTCATGGGCTTTTCAGTACCACAATACTTCAACCAAACTCTCGTGCTTACTGGTCATGGTCCTGTTAACACTAACTCCATTTCG TTCAATGTTATCCTGAATGTGATCTTCTCATCCCATGCAACGGTGGCCGCCATAACTGCTTATTTCTTGGACTGCACGCTCTACCGCAAGGACAGTGCTGTGCGCAGAGATTGTGGTTTGGTTTGGTGGGATAAGTTCAGATACTATGAAAGAGATACTAGAAGCGAGGAATTTTATTCACTTCCTTACAATCTCGGCAAACATTTCCCATCATTCTAG